A segment of the Lycium barbarum isolate Lr01 chromosome 7, ASM1917538v2, whole genome shotgun sequence genome:
GCCCTTTGTGTGATCAACCTACCATCCATGTTCGATCATGTACCTATGCTCTAGTATCATAATCTCCACTCTATATAAATCCCCATAAAAAGCATGTCCTTTCATACCATATAGCAAGTGGTATCTTACACATTCCCAAGAAAATGTCCATAGTTGCAGAAGCACCAGGTTACATCCAAGTTTTTTCTAATGGTTCAGTTAAACGATTCGAGCCTGAAATAGTCACTGCATCAGTTGAACCTTGCAATGGCTACAAGTCTAAGGATGTTGTCATTGACCCCTTGAAACCAATATTTGGTAGAATGTACCTTCCTGATGTTCCTGAATCAGGAGTTCACCAGCAGTTTCCTGTTTTAGTCTACTTCCATGGTGGTGGGTTTTGCATTGGCTCGACTACATGGCTCGGTTACCATATTTTTCTTGGAGATTTAAGTGTTGCTTCCAAATCTATCATCCTTTCAGTAGACTATCGTCTTGCACCCGAAAATAAGCTTCCTATAGCTTATGAAGATTGTTATTCTGCACTGGGATGGCTGATCAAGAACTTAGAAAATGAACCATGGCTGAAAAGGGCTGATCTTTCTCGGGTTTTTCTTTCTGGAGACAGTGCTGGAGGCAACATAGTTCATCAGGTTGCTATTAGCGCGATGACAAGTGAAGGTTTTCGTGGTAGACTAAAGGGATTGCTGCCAATTCATCCGTATTTCGGGAGTGAAAAAAGGACTGAATTAGAGATGGCTAATGGATCAGCAGGGGACGTGGAGATGAACGACATGTTTTGGAGACTGAGCTTGCCTCAAGGAACAAATCGTGATTATTTTGGATGTAATTTTGAGAATGCTGAACTATCTGTGGATGAATGGTCTCAGTTTCCAGCAGTGATTGTTTTTGTGGCTGGCTTGAACTTCTTGAAAGAAAGGGGAGTAACGTACGCTGAATTCTTGAAGGAGAGAGGTGTGAAAAGAGTTGAGCTGGTTGAAGCTGAGGGAGAGGTTCACGTTTATCATGTGTTTCATCCTGAATCAGAGACTACTTGTTTGCTTCAGAAGCAAATGAGTGATTTCATACATAGTTTTTAGAATTTCATATGGTTTTAATAGTCAGTTGATGAAAAATGGATTTAGGAAACAAGGGCAATTCTTTACTTTTCTGACAGAAGAATTTTATGTAGAGGGTTGTTTTGAGAAAAGATGGAAACATTATAGACTGGCTATAGGCCACAATAAATTGTCTACCTAAAGCTATTTTTCTTCTAATACCTTTCACATGTTCTACTTTTTAGACTGTAATGTTCACTTAGTTTCTGTTCTTCCATTTTTTAATGCAAAGAACTACTTTTGGTGATCAACAAATGAGTTGATTTTTCATCTGTCTTCAACGGACACAATCCAATGATACCATGAAGGAATggtaaaattataattttaatttttaatcagTACCGGCGGTTCTGGTTTAATTTACTTCCAGCTGGctcacacatcaacaaacaaatACCATTATGTAACAATTTCTTATCTTTGTTTGTTTCCTCATGTCTTCTTTGTCATGGAATTTAATAATGTTAAGTTGAACTCCATTTTGACAAAACCAGATTGATCCTTAAATTTAACTTAAATTTTATGAAAGCCAATTCTTGAATCAATAACATAAGGTTAATGGATAAAGCAGAGAATAGAGTTATATCAGTAGGGAAATCCAGACTCACTGTGCATGGGGTCCAGAAGAGTTTAAGGACATAAATGTTATTTTATGAAGCCAATTCTTGAAGAATTCTTGCACGAAGAAATATTCAAAGTTAATCTGTAGTTGAAAAGTTGAGATCAATGTTCTCGAGAAAGACTAAATTCAGTGTACTGTACTAATGACACCTACAGCATGTGTTTGTCTATGGTGTTGTACTGTTGTAAATAAAATAGTGATGAATTATAGAAATTTAACGAACTTCGGGAACCGCATTTTCTCCTTTTCAGAGAGCAACATAAAGGACAAACATAGGAATGTCAGACGTTATGTACAATGAGAAAAAGCATAAATAATCTATGACATTTAGCCTATACTATACTATGCA
Coding sequences within it:
- the LOC132602884 gene encoding probable carboxylesterase 17 gives rise to the protein MSIVAEAPGYIQVFSNGSVKRFEPEIVTASVEPCNGYKSKDVVIDPLKPIFGRMYLPDVPESGVHQQFPVLVYFHGGGFCIGSTTWLGYHIFLGDLSVASKSIILSVDYRLAPENKLPIAYEDCYSALGWLIKNLENEPWLKRADLSRVFLSGDSAGGNIVHQVAISAMTSEGFRGRLKGLLPIHPYFGSEKRTELEMANGSAGDVEMNDMFWRLSLPQGTNRDYFGCNFENAELSVDEWSQFPAVIVFVAGLNFLKERGVTYAEFLKERGVKRVELVEAEGEVHVYHVFHPESETTCLLQKQMSDFIHSF